In the Campylobacter sputorum subsp. sputorum genome, AAGATAAGTGTATTGTGATGAATGACATTAAGATAGAAAATTTAATTTTTTCTTATGATGAGCAAATAGTATTGCAAGATATAAATTTAACATATGATATAAAAGATTTTTTAGTAATCATAGGTCCAAATGGCGGTGGCAAAACAACGCTTTTAAAATTAATGCTTGGACTTTTAAAGCCTAGTGCAGGAGAAATCAGAATTTTTGATAAATTTCCAAAAGATATAACAAAAGATATCGGATATGTACCTCAAACTTTTCTTATGAATTTAAATTTTCCAATGCGTGTTATAGATGTCGTATTGATGGGTGTTATAGATAAAAAAATATTTGGATTTTATACAAAAGAACAAAAAAATCTTGCTATAAAAGCACTTGAAAAAGTATCTATGGATAAGTTTAGTTTTACTAAGATAGGCGATTTGAGTGTTGGGCAAAGGCAAAGAGTTTATATAGCAAGAGCTCTTTGTGCGAAAGCTAAAATTTTAATGCTAGATGAACCAACTGCTAGTATAGATACAAAAGGACAAACGGATATTTATGAGCTTTTAAAAGACATAAACTCAAATGGAATTGGCGTGATTTTAATAAGCCATGATTTAAATTTAGCCCTTTCTTATGCTTCAAAAGTTGCTTATGTGAGTAAAAATTTATATCTTCATGATATACCTTTAGGTTTTTCTAAACAAGATTTTATATCGCATTTAACTAAAAATCATCAGC is a window encoding:
- a CDS encoding metal ABC transporter ATP-binding protein is translated as MNDIKIENLIFSYDEQIVLQDINLTYDIKDFLVIIGPNGGGKTTLLKLMLGLLKPSAGEIRIFDKFPKDITKDIGYVPQTFLMNLNFPMRVIDVVLMGVIDKKIFGFYTKEQKNLAIKALEKVSMDKFSFTKIGDLSVGQRQRVYIARALCAKAKILMLDEPTASIDTKGQTDIYELLKDINSNGIGVILISHDLNLALSYASKVAYVSKNLYLHDIPLGFSKQDFISHLTKNHQHFCDVELALNNCGCDFHTKEG